A stretch of Paraburkholderia phenazinium DNA encodes these proteins:
- a CDS encoding GNAT family N-acetyltransferase, translated as MSIRDARSSDAKEICILSCQFGWTASEEDIKTRLEVILPRSDHKILVYENDAGEVLGWIHARVDIIVSSGNYGEILAFVVREGSRGVGTGRELLSSAEHWIKSHEYNATSIVIRCNNERKRTHEFYTRNGYSITMIGLRKQIGN; from the coding sequence ATGAGCATTCGGGACGCGCGATCGAGCGATGCGAAAGAAATTTGCATCTTGAGTTGCCAGTTCGGCTGGACTGCTTCCGAGGAAGACATCAAGACGCGGCTTGAGGTCATATTGCCCAGATCGGATCACAAGATTCTTGTCTATGAAAATGATGCCGGAGAAGTCCTTGGATGGATTCATGCTCGCGTCGACATCATCGTCTCCAGTGGAAACTATGGAGAGATTTTGGCTTTCGTGGTGCGTGAGGGTTCGAGAGGCGTCGGCACTGGCCGCGAACTCCTTTCAAGCGCCGAGCATTGGATCAAAAGCCACGAATACAACGCTACATCGATTGTCATACGCTGCAACAACGAGCGAAAGCGCACCCACGAGTTTTATACGCGCAACGGCTATAGCATTACGATGATTGGCCTTAGAAAGCAGATCGGCAACTGA
- a CDS encoding oxidoreductase, with protein MASTQQGDFKRVWFITGASRGIGALIAEAALADGNAVVAAGRNVAAIVERLGESAALLPVALDVTDETQARAAVRQAVEKFGRVDVLVNNAGFGLLGAVEESADKDVRRMYDTNVFGLLNVTRAVLPTLRAQRSGHVINISSIGGYRGSAGFGVYSSTKFAVEGITEALHAELKPLGIHATVVEPGYFRTDFLDGSSLVVAPEVIADYDASAGAVRRKAQEMNHNQPGDPNKLAAAMIKLVDAPTPPLRLPLGTDTLAAIAAKNAYVTQETETWKALSASTDFAA; from the coding sequence ATGGCAAGTACCCAGCAAGGCGATTTCAAGCGCGTATGGTTCATTACCGGTGCGTCGCGCGGTATCGGCGCGCTGATCGCCGAAGCAGCGCTCGCGGACGGCAACGCCGTCGTGGCGGCGGGACGCAACGTCGCGGCCATCGTCGAGCGGTTGGGCGAATCGGCCGCCTTGCTGCCGGTGGCGCTGGACGTGACGGATGAGACGCAGGCCCGAGCGGCGGTACGACAGGCGGTGGAGAAATTCGGCCGCGTCGACGTGCTGGTCAATAACGCCGGCTTCGGCCTGCTGGGCGCAGTAGAAGAGTCTGCTGACAAGGACGTCCGCCGGATGTACGACACCAACGTATTCGGCCTGCTGAACGTGACGCGCGCGGTACTGCCGACGCTGCGCGCCCAGCGCTCGGGCCATGTGATCAATATTTCGTCGATTGGCGGTTACCGCGGCTCGGCGGGATTCGGCGTGTATTCGTCGACGAAGTTCGCTGTCGAAGGCATTACCGAAGCGCTGCATGCCGAATTGAAACCGCTCGGGATTCACGCGACGGTCGTCGAGCCCGGCTATTTCCGCACGGACTTTCTGGATGGGTCCTCGCTGGTCGTCGCGCCTGAGGTGATTGCCGACTATGACGCGAGCGCAGGCGCCGTGCGCCGCAAAGCCCAGGAGATGAATCACAACCAGCCGGGCGATCCGAACAAGCTGGCGGCTGCGATGATCAAACTCGTTGATGCACCTACGCCACCGCTGCGTCTTCCGCTTGGTACTGACACGCTTGCTGCTATCGCTGCGAAGAACGCTTATGTTACGCAGGAAACGGAGACGTGGAAGGCGTTGTCGGCATCGACGGACTTTGCTGCTTGA